In Cloacibacillus sp., the genomic window CAAAGAAACGTCCCCAACAGACGAAGGACGTTTCTGTATAAAGTACCTTATTGATCACTGATTGCTATATTTGCCCTGCTTACCGCCGTTCGCCGACCGCGTAGATGAGGTCCGCTTCGGCGGTTTTTATGTCGTAGACGGCGTTTATCACTTCGCTCATGCTGTCCGTCAGCGCAAGGCGCGCGTCCAGCGTATCCAGGTTCGTGCCGACCTTTTCGTCGTAGCGGCGCACTGCGATGCGGTAGTCCTCGCGCGACGACGCGAGCTGCCTCCTCGCCGTTTCAAGACGGCTCTGCGCTGAGCGGATGTTAAGCTCCGCCTGCGTCACTTCCATGCGTATCCCGTTTTTCATATCTTCAAGCAGAAAAAGCATCTCCTGAGCCTTTGCCTTGGCCTCAGCCGTCTTCGCGCGCATTTCGCCGCCGTCGTAGAGGTTCCAGTAGGCGCCGAGAGCCGCTATCGGCTCGCTTTGCTCCGTTGGAAAAAATTTATCGTCGGCCGCCACATAGCCTATGGAGCCTATCACCTGCGGAAGCGTTTGCCCCTTTGCCGCGCGCGCCAGCTTTTCAGCCTGTTTTGCAAGCAGCGCGTAGACGCGAAGTTCCTGCCGGCGTTCAAAGGCGGTCTCTACGTCCGCGCCGGCCGTATTCACGTCAAAGCCGGCATCGTCGGCAA contains:
- a CDS encoding TolC family protein produces the protein ADDAGFDVNTAGADVETAFERRQELRVYALLAKQAEKLARAAKGQTLPQVIGSIGYVAADDKFFPTEQSEPIAALGAYWNLYDGGEMRAKTAEAKAKAQEMLFLLEDMKNGIRMEVTQAELNIRSAQSRLETARRQLASSREDYRIAVRRYDEKVGTNLDTLDARLALTDSMSEVINAVYDIKTAEADLIYAVGERR